The Sphingorhabdus sp. Alg231-15 genome has a segment encoding these proteins:
- a CDS encoding heme o synthase, with the protein MTTASTSSYKLASAQDLFALTKPRVMSLVIFTAICGMLAAPGTIHPVIGFTAILAISLGAGASAALNQWYEHDIDAVMKRTASRPLPAGRMERETALHFGVGLSVFSVLLMGVAVNWLSAAILAFSIFFYAVVYTIWLKRSTPQNIVIGGAAGAFPPVIGWAAVTGDVTAMPILLFAIIFFWTPPHFWALALFVNSDYSKAGIPMMPVVAGRQSTRRQAFAYSLILAISAIAPFALGMTGGVYGAVAIVLSIAFVLLSLRVGLSKTENPAAMSAEKHLFSFSIIYLFALFGALVADRMVFA; encoded by the coding sequence ATGACAACCGCTTCGACATCATCTTACAAGCTGGCCAGCGCACAGGATCTGTTTGCGTTGACCAAACCGCGCGTGATGTCGCTGGTGATCTTTACTGCGATCTGCGGCATGCTAGCGGCTCCGGGAACAATTCATCCTGTAATAGGCTTTACGGCTATACTGGCAATCAGCCTGGGCGCTGGGGCATCTGCGGCGCTGAATCAATGGTATGAGCATGATATCGATGCGGTCATGAAGCGCACCGCCAGTCGTCCGCTTCCTGCCGGTAGGATGGAACGTGAGACGGCCTTGCATTTTGGTGTTGGATTATCGGTTTTTTCTGTGTTGCTGATGGGCGTTGCGGTCAATTGGTTAAGCGCAGCGATTCTGGCCTTTTCGATTTTCTTCTATGCCGTGGTCTACACCATCTGGCTGAAGCGTAGTACACCGCAGAATATTGTGATTGGTGGCGCTGCTGGAGCATTCCCGCCGGTGATCGGATGGGCTGCGGTAACCGGTGATGTGACGGCCATGCCGATCTTGCTGTTCGCCATCATATTTTTCTGGACACCTCCGCATTTCTGGGCGCTAGCACTGTTTGTGAACAGCGATTATTCCAAAGCCGGAATCCCTATGATGCCGGTCGTCGCTGGCCGACAATCGACGCGCAGACAGGCTTTTGCCTACAGCTTGATACTCGCGATAAGCGCAATTGCTCCCTTCGCCCTTGGCATGACTGGTGGCGTCTATGGAGCAGTGGCCATAGTGTTGAGCATAGCTTTTGTCCTTCTATCGCTGCGCGTTGGTCTGAGCAAAACCGAAAATCCCGCCGCAATGTCCGCTGAGAAACATCTGTTTAGCTTCTCGATTATTTACCTGTTCGCATTGTTTGGTGCGCTGGTAGCGGACAGGATGGTATTCGCATGA
- a CDS encoding cytochrome c oxidase assembly protein, with product MSHAQTRDLSSKNLRSAVMAGAMGLAMLGMGYAAVPLYEIFCRVTGYGGTTQRVDAAQAATVQTTARVMSVRFDSNVNSALPWAFKPEQAVDRVSVGARDMAIYIATNKSERPVVGTATFNVTPVQAGKYFHKVQCFCFTEQLLKPGQTMRMPVLYYVDPAILEDPETRDIEEITLSYTFYRSKNGIAVDPAKSES from the coding sequence ATGAGCCACGCACAGACCCGAGATTTATCAAGCAAAAATCTCCGCAGCGCCGTGATGGCTGGGGCGATGGGTTTGGCTATGCTTGGCATGGGCTATGCCGCCGTACCTCTCTATGAGATATTTTGCAGGGTCACGGGCTATGGCGGAACCACCCAGCGGGTTGATGCGGCGCAAGCGGCCACAGTACAAACCACTGCACGGGTTATGTCCGTTCGTTTTGACTCCAACGTCAATTCTGCTTTGCCGTGGGCCTTTAAGCCCGAACAAGCAGTTGACCGCGTCAGTGTTGGCGCACGCGACATGGCAATCTATATTGCGACGAACAAATCTGAGCGGCCGGTTGTGGGCACCGCGACATTTAATGTTACGCCTGTTCAAGCCGGTAAATATTTTCACAAAGTACAGTGCTTTTGTTTCACCGAACAGCTCTTGAAACCGGGGCAGACGATGCGGATGCCTGTATTATATTATGTTGATCCCGCGATTCTAGAAGATCCGGAAACGCGCGATATTGAAGAGATCACGTTGAGCTACACATTTTATCGCTCTAAAAATGGCATTGCGGTGGACCCCGCAAAGAGCGAGAGCTAA
- a CDS encoding DUF983 domain-containing protein, whose protein sequence is MTDSEHSKGQPDVFPAALFGLCPHCGQKTLFRSLTAFSDKCRACGLDYDKYNVGDGPAAFLTLIVGGLVLALALIVELNWRPPIWVHAMLWFPLTIAAVVGALRVSKAILLILEHRNQAREGSIDDGTEE, encoded by the coding sequence TTGACTGATAGCGAACACTCAAAAGGGCAGCCGGACGTTTTTCCTGCTGCCCTTTTTGGACTCTGTCCCCATTGCGGACAGAAAACCCTGTTTCGAAGCCTGACGGCTTTTTCTGACAAGTGCAGGGCTTGCGGGTTAGACTATGACAAGTACAATGTTGGTGATGGTCCTGCGGCTTTTTTAACATTGATCGTCGGTGGACTGGTGCTAGCGCTTGCCTTGATAGTCGAGCTCAACTGGCGCCCGCCAATCTGGGTCCACGCCATGCTTTGGTTCCCTCTCACAATTGCAGCAGTTGTTGGAGCCTTGCGCGTTTCGAAAGCGATACTGCTGATCTTGGAACATCGTAACCAGGCCCGCGAAGGCAGCATCGATGATGGTACTGAAGAATGA
- a CDS encoding SURF1 family cytochrome oxidase biogenesis protein has product MKSLPIIGTVIVLAAVATMIGLGVWQLQRADWKNDLLATYEAASDQPAVSYPTVPVSEGAPYFRKSTVNCLEVLGWRAVSGRNANGQSGWAHIAHCKTSGGEGPGAQVVAGWSRSSDDPTWQGGFVNGIIAPDSQNVVRLVASEPVAGLQKSQEPSTDDVPNNHMAYAVQWFLFAGIALIIFFLALRARIGGATKA; this is encoded by the coding sequence ATGAAGAGCTTGCCGATCATTGGCACAGTCATTGTTTTGGCGGCCGTCGCGACGATGATCGGGTTAGGCGTCTGGCAATTACAACGGGCTGATTGGAAGAATGATCTGCTGGCAACTTACGAAGCTGCGAGTGATCAGCCCGCCGTCAGCTATCCAACTGTACCCGTCAGTGAGGGTGCACCCTATTTCCGGAAATCAACGGTAAATTGCCTTGAGGTATTGGGTTGGCGTGCTGTTAGCGGGCGAAATGCAAATGGCCAATCTGGGTGGGCTCATATTGCGCATTGCAAAACATCCGGAGGGGAGGGGCCAGGCGCACAGGTTGTGGCAGGTTGGTCCAGATCATCCGACGATCCCACTTGGCAAGGCGGATTTGTGAACGGTATCATTGCACCTGACAGTCAAAATGTGGTGCGTTTGGTTGCCAGCGAACCGGTTGCTGGCTTGCAAAAAAGTCAGGAACCGTCAACTGACGACGTCCCCAACAATCACATGGCCTATGCCGTGCAGTGGTTTCTGTTTGCCGGTATCGCATTGATCATATTTTTTCTGGCTTTGCGAGCGCGTATTGGTGGGGCTACCAAAGCTTAA
- a CDS encoding cytochrome c oxidase subunit 3, which yields MAGAKNHDYHILPPDIWPFFGAFAALTMAFGGVMWLHPDVFGSFGPMVFAIGVATVALTFFAWWSNVVKEAHAGDHTPVVQLHLRYGMILFIASEVMFFVGWFWAWFDYSLFPQPLEFAEGFTTNMIGQEGAEALLQWPPKGIEVLNAFELPLLNTLILLCSGTTVTWAHHSLIHGNRKGLITGLWLTIILGAVFSAIQAYEYSIAPFPFAGINYSSAFYMATGFHGFHVLVGTIFLIVCLARSYKGHFTPKQHFGFEAAAWYWHFVDVVWLFLFLAVYVWGGWGAPVH from the coding sequence ATGGCCGGAGCCAAAAATCACGATTATCACATATTGCCGCCAGACATCTGGCCGTTTTTCGGCGCGTTTGCTGCGCTGACGATGGCGTTCGGCGGTGTGATGTGGCTACATCCTGATGTCTTTGGATCTTTCGGTCCAATGGTATTTGCGATTGGTGTTGCGACGGTTGCGCTGACGTTTTTTGCATGGTGGTCAAATGTCGTCAAAGAGGCGCATGCTGGCGATCATACACCGGTTGTGCAATTGCACCTCCGCTATGGAATGATTTTGTTTATCGCTTCGGAAGTCATGTTCTTCGTCGGCTGGTTCTGGGCTTGGTTCGATTATTCCTTGTTCCCGCAGCCTCTGGAGTTTGCCGAGGGCTTCACAACCAACATGATTGGCCAAGAGGGCGCAGAAGCGCTTCTGCAGTGGCCACCAAAGGGCATAGAGGTTTTGAACGCTTTCGAACTGCCCCTCTTGAATACCCTGATTCTGCTCTGTTCTGGTACAACGGTAACTTGGGCGCATCACTCGCTCATCCACGGCAATCGCAAGGGCCTGATTACAGGTCTTTGGTTGACGATCATTCTTGGGGCCGTGTTTAGCGCGATACAGGCTTACGAATATAGCATCGCACCATTCCCGTTTGCAGGCATAAACTATAGCAGCGCCTTCTATATGGCGACCGGTTTCCACGGTTTCCATGTGCTCGTCGGTACGATCTTCCTAATCGTTTGTCTGGCGCGTTCCTATAAAGGCCATTTCACGCCAAAACAGCATTTCGGTTTTGAGGCCGCTGCATGGTACTGGCATTTTGTTGATGTTGTTTGGTTGTTCCTGTTCCTCGCTGTTTATGTATGGGGCGGCTGGGGCGCACCGGTTCACTAG